One part of the Flavobacterium johnsoniae UW101 genome encodes these proteins:
- a CDS encoding glycosyltransferase family 9 protein, whose product MRGLTKNIGKPKTERDIILVDKTEIKRVLICRPNGRLGNLLLITPLVQEVEEMFPNCKIDLFVKGGLAPIIFENYPVLNKTIHLPKKPFKNLIEYIKVWISITSEPYDMAINVDQNSSSGRLAVKFSRARYKFYGDLDGELSEPKNDYDHIAKYPVYNFRTYLTKLGLPKRNKIIESLDLKLNVAEIANGKKILDHIIDPSKRTICLFTYATGAKCFSEEWWESFYSKLKAEYKNYNIIEILPIENVSQIGFQAPTYYSKDIREMGSVLANVDLFIGADSGIMHLASSVQTPTIGLFSVSELKKYEPYDSGSVGIDTKECLQPEYFKIINSILENGKLRVYPKAV is encoded by the coding sequence ATGCGTGGCTTGACTAAGAATATTGGAAAACCCAAAACAGAACGAGATATTATTTTGGTTGATAAAACTGAAATAAAACGAGTTTTAATCTGCAGACCCAACGGAAGACTTGGTAATCTTTTATTAATTACACCGCTCGTTCAGGAAGTAGAGGAAATGTTTCCAAATTGTAAAATTGATTTATTTGTAAAAGGTGGATTAGCGCCAATTATTTTCGAAAATTATCCAGTCCTTAATAAAACAATCCATCTGCCTAAAAAACCTTTTAAAAATTTAATCGAATATATTAAGGTTTGGATTTCGATTACAAGTGAGCCTTACGACATGGCAATAAATGTCGACCAAAATTCTTCTTCTGGAAGATTAGCTGTAAAATTCTCAAGAGCAAGATATAAATTTTACGGAGATCTTGATGGTGAATTATCAGAACCTAAAAATGATTATGACCATATAGCTAAATATCCAGTTTATAACTTTCGTACTTATTTAACCAAACTTGGACTTCCAAAAAGAAATAAGATAATAGAATCTTTAGATCTTAAACTTAATGTTGCAGAAATTGCTAACGGAAAGAAAATTTTAGATCACATAATTGATCCTTCTAAACGAACAATTTGTTTGTTTACTTATGCTACCGGAGCAAAATGTTTTTCTGAAGAATGGTGGGAGAGTTTTTATTCTAAACTAAAAGCCGAATATAAAAATTATAATATCATCGAAATATTACCAATTGAGAATGTTTCTCAAATTGGATTTCAGGCTCCAACATATTACAGTAAAGATATTCGTGAAATGGGGTCAGTGCTGGCAAATGTAGATTTGTTTATTGGTGCAGACAGTGGTATTATGCACCTGGCGAGTTCTGTTCAAACGCCTACGATTGGTTTGTTCTCTGTTTCAGAATTAAAAAAATATGAACCTTATGACAGCGGCAGTGTAGGAATAGATACAAAAGAATGCTTACAGCCGGAATATTTCAAAATTATTAATTCAATTTTAGAAAACGGAAAATTAAGAGTATATCCTAAAGCAGTATAA
- a CDS encoding AsmA-like C-terminal region-containing protein → MLKKILKVTAIVLVVFVAALFAIPFLFKDQIKAKIADAINESVDAKVSFADADLSLFKNFPNAAVGIEKLVIINKAPFEGDTLVSLGELNLKMSIKELFKGKDEPLNIQGITSENGLINIIFNKDGVGNFDIALKDKKEDDKKDDKSSPLSLKIQNYKIENFTFRYIDQGSKIKMVIDSLNHEGTGDFTNSKLDLDTKTTANVSLDMDKVNYMKNIKLTLDAILGIDLDQSKYTFKENKALINQLPLEFDGFIQMVKEGQIYDLKFKTPTSSFTNFLGLIPSAYASSLDGVKTTGEFTVVGFAKGKLTDTTVPAFNIAIASNNASFQYPNLPKSVQNIVIDTKIINETGILNDTYVNLDKLSFKIDQDVFSAKANVRNITVNPLVDAALKGTINLANLSKAYPIKMDKPLAGILKADVTTNFDMASVEKSQYQNIKNAGTMSLSGFKYTDENNKSMNISTALVEFNPSTINLKQFNATTGKSDIAINGVLENFYGFMFKKQELKGNFNMSSNQLAVDDFMTSGEPAKAEEKTPAKPAEAMKIPAFLNCTLNAKATTVLYDNLKLKDVSGKLIIKDEKALLENFKTSIFGGTIGLTGAVSTKSKVPTFDMNLGFNQVDIAQTFTQLDMMKKIAPIAGIINGKLNSTIKLNGNLDAKELTPDLKSISGDLLGQLLSTTVNPKNSTVLNSLTSNIKFLDASKLNLNDLKMALTFDDGKVNVKPFDIKYQDIKVTVGGTHGFDQTMNYNLKLDVPAKYLGSEANALIAKMSPADAAKLENIPINAIIGGNFSNPKITTDMKSAVTSLASQVANQQKEKLTQKGAAALTDLINKNTKAKDTTQAAKTEKEQKAQETTKKATDLINGLFKKKN, encoded by the coding sequence ATGTTAAAGAAAATTTTAAAAGTAACCGCCATTGTCCTTGTGGTTTTTGTGGCCGCATTATTTGCCATTCCGTTCTTGTTTAAAGATCAAATTAAGGCGAAAATTGCCGATGCTATCAACGAAAGTGTTGACGCTAAAGTCAGCTTTGCTGATGCTGATTTAAGTTTATTTAAAAACTTTCCAAATGCAGCAGTAGGAATCGAGAAATTGGTAATTATCAACAAAGCGCCTTTTGAAGGTGATACTTTGGTTTCATTAGGAGAATTGAATCTTAAAATGAGCATCAAAGAGCTTTTTAAAGGAAAAGATGAGCCTTTAAACATTCAGGGAATTACTTCTGAAAATGGTTTAATCAACATTATCTTTAATAAAGACGGTGTTGGAAATTTTGATATTGCCTTAAAAGATAAAAAAGAAGATGACAAAAAGGACGACAAAAGCAGTCCGCTTTCTTTGAAGATTCAGAATTACAAAATCGAGAACTTTACTTTTAGATATATCGATCAGGGTTCAAAAATCAAAATGGTTATTGATAGCTTAAATCACGAAGGAACTGGAGATTTTACCAATTCAAAACTGGATTTAGATACAAAAACTACAGCTAACGTATCATTAGATATGGATAAAGTTAATTATATGAAAAATATAAAATTGACTTTAGATGCGATTTTAGGAATTGATTTAGACCAAAGTAAATATACTTTTAAAGAAAATAAAGCTTTAATTAATCAATTGCCGTTAGAATTTGACGGTTTTATTCAAATGGTTAAAGAAGGCCAGATTTATGACTTGAAATTTAAAACGCCGACTTCGTCGTTTACCAATTTCTTAGGATTAATCCCTTCGGCTTATGCTTCAAGTCTTGACGGTGTTAAAACAACCGGAGAATTTACTGTTGTAGGTTTTGCAAAAGGAAAACTAACAGATACTACAGTTCCTGCATTTAACATTGCGATTGCTTCAAACAATGCTTCATTCCAATATCCGAACTTACCAAAATCAGTTCAGAATATTGTAATTGATACTAAAATTATCAACGAAACCGGAATTTTAAATGACACTTACGTAAACTTAGACAAGCTGTCTTTTAAAATCGATCAGGATGTTTTCAGTGCTAAAGCAAATGTTAGAAACATTACAGTTAACCCGCTTGTAGATGCTGCATTAAAAGGAACGATTAACTTAGCAAATCTTTCTAAAGCATATCCAATTAAAATGGATAAACCTTTAGCAGGTATTTTAAAAGCTGATGTTACAACTAATTTTGATATGGCTTCTGTTGAAAAAAGCCAGTATCAAAACATCAAAAATGCCGGAACTATGAGTTTGTCAGGATTTAAATATACTGATGAAAACAATAAATCTATGAATATCAGCACGGCTTTAGTTGAGTTTAACCCAAGTACCATTAACTTAAAACAGTTTAATGCTACAACTGGGAAAAGTGATATTGCTATAAACGGAGTTTTAGAAAATTTCTATGGTTTTATGTTTAAAAAACAAGAATTGAAAGGAAACTTCAATATGAGTTCTAATCAATTGGCTGTTGATGATTTTATGACTTCTGGAGAACCGGCAAAAGCAGAAGAAAAAACTCCTGCAAAACCAGCTGAGGCAATGAAAATTCCAGCTTTCTTAAACTGTACTTTAAATGCAAAAGCAACAACTGTTTTATATGACAACCTGAAACTTAAAGATGTTTCCGGAAAATTGATTATTAAAGATGAAAAAGCATTGCTTGAAAACTTTAAAACGTCAATCTTTGGCGGAACAATTGGTTTAACGGGAGCTGTTTCGACTAAATCAAAAGTGCCTACATTTGATATGAACTTAGGTTTCAATCAGGTTGATATTGCGCAGACATTTACGCAATTGGACATGATGAAAAAAATTGCACCAATTGCCGGAATTATCAATGGTAAATTAAATTCGACTATTAAATTAAACGGAAATTTAGATGCAAAAGAGTTAACTCCTGATTTAAAATCAATTTCTGGAGATTTATTAGGCCAATTACTTTCTACAACTGTTAATCCTAAAAATTCTACAGTATTAAATTCTTTAACTTCAAACATCAAATTCCTTGATGCAAGCAAACTGAATTTAAATGATTTAAAAATGGCTCTGACTTTTGATGACGGAAAAGTAAATGTAAAACCTTTCGACATTAAATACCAAGACATTAAAGTAACGGTTGGCGGAACTCATGGTTTTGACCAAACGATGAACTACAACTTAAAACTGGATGTTCCTGCTAAATATTTAGGAAGCGAGGCAAATGCTCTTATCGCAAAAATGTCTCCTGCAGATGCGGCAAAACTGGAAAACATTCCAATTAATGCTATTATTGGAGGAAACTTTTCAAATCCAAAGATTACGACAGATATGAAAAGTGCAGTTACAAGTTTAGCTTCGCAAGTGGCAAATCAACAAAAAGAAAAACTGACTCAAAAAGGAGCAGCAGCTTTAACTGATTTGATAAACAAAAACACAAAAGCGAAAGATACAACGCAGGCAGCAAAAACTGAAAAAGAACAAAAAGCTCAGGAAACTACTAAAAAAGCAACTGATTTAATAAACGGACTTTTCAAGAAGAAAAACTAA
- a CDS encoding alpha/beta hydrolase, which yields MKKIFLFTAFLFLTILNAQNTKQDTFKETNVTLKINIDQLYGTLTVPDDVKKCPVALIIAGSGPTDRNGNNPMMKNNSLKMLAEALAKNGIASLRFDKRGIGESKASAVTESSLVFENYTEDAKSWINFLKQDKRFTQLTVIGHSEGSLIGMIAGAKANKFISIAGAGESADKLLKSQISSKSNKQVEDMTFPIIDSLKAGNKVNKVDPLLNSLFRASIQPYLISWFKYDPQIEIKKLTVPVLIIQGNNDLQVSVKDAENLSQANKNAELVIIDKMNHVLKIIDGDKQANMASYNNENLPVSETMVNKIVSFIKK from the coding sequence ATGAAAAAGATATTTCTGTTTACTGCTTTTCTGTTTTTGACCATTTTAAATGCTCAAAACACAAAACAAGATACTTTTAAAGAAACAAATGTTACTTTAAAAATCAACATCGATCAGCTTTATGGTACACTTACTGTTCCAGACGATGTAAAGAAATGTCCGGTTGCTTTAATAATTGCAGGTTCAGGGCCAACAGACAGAAACGGAAATAATCCGATGATGAAAAACAATTCCTTAAAAATGCTGGCCGAAGCGCTGGCTAAAAACGGAATTGCTTCTTTACGATTTGATAAAAGAGGAATCGGTGAAAGCAAAGCATCGGCGGTAACAGAATCGAGTCTGGTTTTTGAAAATTATACCGAAGATGCCAAAAGCTGGATTAATTTTTTAAAACAAGATAAACGTTTTACACAGCTAACGGTTATTGGCCACAGCGAAGGTTCTTTAATTGGAATGATTGCGGGTGCAAAAGCAAATAAATTTATTTCGATTGCCGGAGCCGGAGAATCTGCTGATAAACTTTTAAAATCACAGATTTCTTCTAAATCGAATAAACAAGTTGAAGACATGACGTTTCCTATTATTGACAGTCTGAAGGCCGGAAATAAGGTAAACAAAGTCGATCCGCTTTTAAATTCACTTTTCAGAGCCAGTATTCAGCCCTATTTGATTTCCTGGTTTAAATACGATCCGCAAATCGAAATTAAGAAACTGACTGTTCCGGTTTTAATAATTCAGGGAAATAATGATTTACAGGTTTCAGTTAAAGACGCCGAAAATCTATCTCAGGCCAATAAAAATGCTGAATTGGTTATTATTGATAAAATGAACCATGTTTTAAAAATTATTGACGGTGATAAACAGGCTAATATGGCCAGTTATAATAATGAAAACCTTCCTGTTTCTGAAACAATGGTAAACAAGATTGTTTCATTTATAAAGAAATAG
- the sppA gene encoding signal peptide peptidase SppA, producing MKFLGNVLATIIGIFVFIMIFFFGVILIGAIFGGDDKVSVKNDSVIELDLKQINNDYAGKYKDPWVTVFSDKKGVGLTDVINAIEAAKTDSNIKGISILNDQSSLGLAQYKDLRNALESFKKSGKFVWAYANTYSQKEYYLNSVANTIYLNPAGDLDFKGLSSEVMFFKDFQEKSGIHMEVIRHGKYKSAVEPFLENKMSDANREQVTALLNSIWSTVCSDISKSRNIPVDKLNEIANGLLARTPEMAKAQHLVDIVAYEDVYHNAIKKALKVKGDDDYNKISILDYTQNNMNTALTNIADDQIAIIYAQGEIAGGEGDVNVIGEGSMRRSLQEARKNEDVKAIVLRIDSPGGSALTSDLIWREIEITKKVKPVVVSMGNYAASGGYYIACNADKIFAESNTITGSIGVFGVLPNFTPLANKLGINTEQVKTHENSANYSPFVPVDEKFKAFTLEGVEQIYKTFVTHVAEGRKMTFAQVDSIAQGRVWSGTEAVKIGLVDKIGGLNDAIAEAAKIAKIKDYSTQNYPEYEKKFSDLMANLPFAQSKEAFIKEEIGEENYLLIEQVKRFQKQKGVQAMMPFGINIK from the coding sequence ATGAAGTTTTTAGGAAATGTACTTGCCACAATTATTGGTATTTTTGTATTTATTATGATCTTCTTTTTTGGAGTAATCCTAATTGGAGCCATCTTTGGCGGAGACGATAAAGTCTCGGTTAAAAATGATTCTGTCATCGAATTAGACTTAAAACAAATTAATAATGATTATGCCGGAAAATACAAAGATCCGTGGGTAACTGTTTTTTCAGATAAAAAAGGAGTTGGCTTAACTGATGTAATTAATGCCATCGAAGCGGCAAAAACAGACAGCAACATTAAAGGAATTTCAATCTTAAACGATCAGTCTTCATTAGGACTTGCACAGTACAAAGATTTAAGAAATGCTCTTGAAAGCTTCAAAAAATCAGGAAAATTTGTCTGGGCTTACGCCAATACTTATTCACAGAAAGAATACTATCTAAACTCGGTTGCCAATACCATTTATTTGAATCCGGCGGGAGATTTAGATTTTAAAGGACTTTCGTCTGAAGTGATGTTCTTCAAAGATTTTCAGGAAAAATCAGGCATTCACATGGAAGTAATTCGTCACGGAAAGTACAAAAGTGCCGTTGAACCCTTTTTAGAAAACAAAATGAGCGATGCCAACAGAGAACAAGTTACAGCACTTTTAAACTCTATTTGGTCAACAGTTTGCAGCGACATTTCAAAAAGCAGAAATATTCCGGTTGATAAATTAAATGAAATTGCAAACGGGTTATTAGCGAGAACTCCGGAAATGGCAAAAGCACAGCATTTGGTTGACATTGTAGCTTATGAAGATGTTTATCACAACGCCATCAAAAAAGCTTTGAAAGTAAAAGGCGATGACGATTATAACAAAATCTCAATTTTAGATTATACTCAAAATAATATGAACACAGCATTAACCAATATTGCTGATGATCAAATTGCTATTATTTACGCTCAGGGCGAAATTGCCGGCGGCGAAGGTGATGTAAATGTAATTGGCGAAGGTTCAATGCGCCGTTCGCTGCAGGAAGCAAGAAAAAATGAAGATGTAAAAGCTATCGTTTTAAGAATTGACAGCCCGGGCGGAAGCGCTTTAACTTCTGATTTAATCTGGAGAGAAATTGAAATTACCAAAAAAGTAAAACCAGTTGTAGTATCAATGGGAAATTATGCAGCTTCCGGAGGTTATTATATTGCCTGCAATGCTGATAAAATTTTCGCAGAAAGCAACACTATTACAGGCTCTATCGGGGTTTTTGGCGTACTGCCAAACTTTACGCCTCTGGCAAACAAATTAGGAATTAATACAGAACAGGTAAAAACACACGAAAACTCAGCAAACTACAGTCCGTTTGTTCCTGTTGACGAAAAGTTCAAAGCTTTTACACTTGAAGGTGTTGAGCAGATCTACAAAACTTTTGTGACGCATGTTGCCGAAGGCAGAAAAATGACTTTTGCCCAAGTAGATTCTATTGCACAAGGAAGAGTTTGGTCTGGAACAGAAGCTGTAAAAATTGGATTAGTAGATAAAATAGGCGGTTTAAATGATGCTATTGCCGAGGCTGCTAAAATTGCAAAAATCAAAGATTACAGCACACAGAATTATCCTGAGTATGAAAAAAAATTCAGCGATTTAATGGCTAATCTTCCTTTTGCTCAATCTAAAGAAGCTTTTATTAAAGAAGAAATCGGCGAAGAGAATTATTTACTTATTGAACAAGTAAAAAGATTTCAAAAACAAAAAGGAGTTCAGGCAATGATGCCTTTCGGAATAAACATTAAATAA
- the folK gene encoding 2-amino-4-hydroxy-6-hydroxymethyldihydropteridine diphosphokinase, with protein sequence MKSQHQVVLSIGSNQGNRLENIKSCINLIHQEVGTVIRVSKLYETPAWGFESDAFYNCALLLHTTSSAQKILSQVLKVEKQLGRIRLNQEGYQSRIIDVDVIVFDDEIIETEKLHIPHPLMQNRNFVLLPMQDLKLDWKHPVFQKTISELISVSPDDSVCTVVQDLKCPLNEIPLQKFNYIAFEGNIGAGKTTLVHKIAEDFNAKTVLERFADNPFLPKFYKDQNRYAFPLEMSFLADRYQQLSDDLAQFDLFKDFIVADYHIFKSLIFAKITLQEDEYRLYRNLFDIIYKEMPKPDLYIYLYQNTDRLLQNIKKRGRTYEQNIEAQYLDKINNGYLEYIKSQKDLNVLIIDVSDRDFVKKQEDYLFVLNEIQKKLN encoded by the coding sequence ATGAAATCACAGCATCAAGTCGTTTTATCCATAGGCAGCAATCAGGGAAACAGGTTAGAAAACATCAAAAGTTGTATCAATTTGATACATCAGGAAGTGGGAACTGTTATCAGGGTTTCGAAGTTGTATGAAACGCCTGCCTGGGGTTTTGAAAGTGATGCTTTTTACAATTGTGCCTTGCTTTTGCATACTACTTCATCAGCACAAAAAATATTAAGCCAGGTTTTAAAAGTCGAAAAACAGTTAGGAAGAATCAGGTTGAATCAGGAAGGATATCAATCCCGAATTATTGATGTTGATGTAATTGTTTTTGATGATGAAATTATTGAAACCGAAAAACTTCACATTCCGCACCCTTTGATGCAGAATAGAAATTTTGTTTTACTGCCAATGCAGGATTTAAAGTTAGACTGGAAACATCCCGTATTTCAAAAAACGATTTCAGAGTTAATCTCAGTTTCACCGGATGACAGTGTTTGCACTGTTGTTCAGGATTTGAAATGTCCTTTAAATGAAATTCCGCTTCAAAAGTTCAATTATATTGCTTTTGAAGGAAATATTGGTGCCGGAAAAACTACTTTGGTTCACAAAATTGCAGAGGATTTTAATGCAAAAACAGTTTTAGAACGTTTTGCAGATAATCCGTTTCTGCCCAAGTTTTACAAAGATCAGAATCGATACGCATTTCCGCTCGAAATGTCTTTTTTAGCCGATCGTTATCAGCAGTTATCTGATGATTTAGCTCAGTTTGATTTGTTTAAAGATTTCATTGTAGCCGATTATCATATTTTTAAATCACTGATTTTTGCCAAAATCACTTTACAGGAAGATGAATATCGTTTGTACCGAAATCTATTCGATATTATTTACAAGGAGATGCCTAAACCTGATTTGTATATTTACTTATATCAAAATACAGATCGATTACTTCAAAATATTAAAAAACGAGGCAGAACGTATGAGCAGAATATTGAAGCCCAATATCTGGATAAAATCAACAATGGTTATTTGGAATATATAAAATCTCAAAAAGATTTAAATGTTCTGATTATCGACGTTTCTGATCGCGATTTTGTAAAAAAACAAGAAGATTATCTTTTTGTATTAAATGAAATTCAGAAGAAGCTCAATTAG
- a CDS encoding Ig-like domain-containing protein, translating to MKSINFLFITVFLFAFNIQSYANENFVILYKSSNTSKDTLKSNKKRTAKLSYDVVPPIIRATGDQLYCPQSNINIVTDINITYDLSEPSTQAVYIQISSGYSSGFDKLELLNPASHPLITTSWDITAGKLKLSSPTGVNVLYTDFIAAIKDVVFSNSSAGAAGTRTFSITIGQANYLPSTQHYYLFVPSIGISWTSAKIAAEASTYYGLKGYLATILSADEAKLIGEQASGTGWIGGSDAEIEGVWKWVTGPEAGTVFWNGTASGSTPNFAFWNSGEPNQLGDEDYAHITQPGVGIRGSWNDLSNTGDTSGSYQPKGYVVEYGGMLGESPLEIAASTKITIPAATPAPNLDTVCDSGVITLKASSNTGTVIRWFDALVGGNLLASGNTYTTPFISSTTTYYIDAGCESNRKPITAVVNSTPLPPTAGQPVYYNCGPGSAIIKASSNIGTINWFTTAAGGTSLFNGNSFITPVISSNTTYYAEANNAGCINSNRTPVHIEVYTPPVVTNENVILCQSKTVTLDAGISGMSYLWSNGATTQTTDITKAGTYTVDVTSPSPENCTSRKTIIVDEHYFPEINRIIINGTQVEIQLKKEEPYFEYSVDGINFQDSNIFYDVPGGLHTAYVKEKNGCGGIGLDFVVLVFPAFFTPNNDSYNDLWEVTGMENYPQAQVTIFDRYGKLIAQLNASKMSWDGTFEKTPMPASDYWYALKIDDSKPILRGHFSLKR from the coding sequence ATGAAAAGTATCAATTTTTTATTTATAACCGTTTTTTTATTTGCATTTAACATTCAATCGTATGCAAATGAAAATTTTGTCATTTTATATAAGAGTTCAAATACTTCAAAAGACACTCTAAAATCAAACAAAAAACGAACCGCAAAATTAAGCTATGATGTTGTTCCTCCAATTATAAGAGCAACTGGAGATCAATTATACTGTCCGCAAAGTAACATAAACATCGTAACCGATATAAACATTACATACGATTTATCTGAACCTTCAACTCAGGCTGTTTACATTCAAATTTCATCTGGTTATTCAAGTGGTTTTGATAAATTAGAACTTTTAAATCCTGCTTCTCATCCTTTAATTACAACAAGCTGGGACATTACCGCAGGAAAACTAAAATTATCAAGTCCAACTGGCGTTAATGTTTTATACACTGATTTTATTGCCGCAATCAAAGATGTCGTTTTTTCTAATTCTTCAGCAGGAGCTGCAGGAACACGAACTTTTTCAATAACAATTGGTCAAGCCAATTATCTGCCTTCGACACAGCATTACTATTTATTTGTACCGAGTATAGGCATCAGCTGGACAAGCGCTAAGATCGCCGCAGAAGCAAGTACATACTATGGTCTTAAAGGATATTTAGCCACAATACTCTCTGCGGATGAAGCCAAGTTAATTGGTGAACAAGCATCTGGAACGGGATGGATTGGCGGAAGTGACGCTGAAATCGAAGGCGTATGGAAATGGGTTACAGGACCAGAAGCAGGAACTGTTTTCTGGAACGGAACCGCAAGTGGATCAACACCCAATTTTGCTTTTTGGAATTCAGGAGAACCTAATCAGCTTGGTGATGAAGACTACGCACACATCACGCAGCCGGGAGTTGGTATAAGAGGTTCCTGGAATGATTTATCAAATACTGGAGATACATCAGGAAGCTACCAGCCAAAAGGCTATGTAGTTGAATATGGCGGTATGCTGGGCGAAAGTCCATTAGAAATTGCAGCAAGTACTAAAATAACGATTCCAGCCGCCACACCTGCTCCAAATCTTGATACAGTTTGCGACTCTGGTGTTATAACTCTTAAAGCTTCATCTAATACAGGAACTGTAATTCGCTGGTTCGATGCCCTTGTTGGAGGAAATCTGCTTGCATCTGGCAATACTTATACCACACCGTTCATAAGCTCAACAACCACTTATTATATTGATGCCGGATGCGAATCTAACAGAAAACCTATTACAGCAGTTGTTAACTCTACCCCGCTGCCTCCCACTGCAGGCCAGCCGGTTTATTATAACTGCGGACCAGGTTCTGCTATTATAAAAGCAAGTTCAAATATTGGAACAATAAACTGGTTTACAACCGCTGCCGGCGGTACAAGTTTGTTTAACGGAAACAGTTTTATAACACCCGTAATTTCATCTAACACTACCTATTATGCCGAAGCCAATAATGCCGGCTGTATCAATTCTAATCGCACACCTGTTCACATTGAAGTTTATACACCGCCGGTTGTCACCAACGAAAATGTAATTTTATGCCAGTCTAAAACAGTAACATTAGATGCAGGAATCAGCGGAATGAGTTATTTGTGGTCAAACGGAGCAACAACTCAAACTACAGATATCACAAAAGCCGGAACTTATACTGTTGACGTTACAAGTCCTTCGCCCGAAAATTGCACAAGTCGAAAAACCATCATTGTTGACGAACATTACTTTCCAGAAATTAACAGAATTATTATAAATGGAACACAAGTCGAAATTCAGCTAAAAAAAGAAGAACCTTACTTTGAATATTCTGTAGACGGTATAAATTTTCAGGATTCAAATATTTTTTATGATGTTCCCGGAGGACTTCACACAGCTTATGTTAAAGAAAAAAATGGCTGCGGAGGCATCGGACTGGATTTTGTTGTACTCGTTTTTCCAGCATTTTTTACCCCTAACAACGATAGTTATAATGATTTATGGGAAGTAACAGGGATGGAAAATTATCCTCAGGCGCAGGTGACTATATTTGACCGTTACGGAAAATTAATCGCACAATTAAATGCTTCAAAAATGAGCTGGGACGGCACATTCGAAAAAACACCAATGCCGGCTTCTGACTATTGGTATGCTTTAAAAATAGATGATTCGAAGCCTATTTTGAGAGGACATTTTTCCTTAAAAAGATAA
- a CDS encoding RNA methyltransferase: MRKLENSELERKSIEDFKKSDKTPLILVLDDIRSLHNIGSVFRTSDAFLVEKIILCGITATPPNKEIHKTALGATETVAWEHHENVLEVIENLKKENVLTLAIEQVESAVFLQDFQVEKNQKYALVFGNEVYGVSQEAVAICDGCIEIPQLGTKHSLNIAVSAGIVVWDLFQKLNWPK; encoded by the coding sequence ATGAGAAAACTTGAGAATAGCGAATTAGAAAGAAAATCTATTGAAGATTTTAAAAAATCAGACAAAACTCCTTTAATATTAGTTTTGGATGACATTCGCAGCTTACATAATATAGGATCTGTTTTTAGAACTTCTGATGCTTTTTTGGTTGAGAAGATAATCTTATGCGGTATTACCGCAACACCGCCAAACAAAGAAATTCACAAAACTGCATTGGGCGCGACCGAAACGGTTGCCTGGGAACATCATGAAAATGTTTTGGAAGTTATTGAAAACCTAAAAAAAGAAAATGTATTAACTCTTGCTATTGAACAAGTTGAAAGCGCAGTTTTTCTTCAGGATTTTCAGGTTGAAAAAAATCAGAAATACGCTCTTGTTTTTGGAAATGAAGTTTACGGCGTATCGCAGGAAGCAGTTGCCATTTGCGACGGATGTATCGAAATTCCTCAATTAGGCACAAAACACTCTTTAAATATTGCTGTCAGTGCAGGAATTGTAGTTTGGGATTTGTTTCAGAAACTAAACTGGCCAAAATAA
- a CDS encoding DUF1573 domain-containing protein: MKKIILFAMLAVAGITASNAQTTKKASAKAAKVAKIEGAGMAFESETIDYGTIAHNADGKREFVFVNNGTKPLIITNAQGSCGCTVPTSPKEPIAPGAKGVIGVKYATDRVGAFTKTVTITSNAEGQPTKVLTIKGTVLPDPVKS, translated from the coding sequence ATGAAAAAAATAATTTTATTCGCTATGTTAGCTGTAGCTGGTATTACAGCTTCTAATGCACAAACTACTAAAAAAGCAAGCGCTAAAGCTGCTAAAGTTGCTAAAATCGAAGGAGCAGGTATGGCTTTCGAAAGTGAAACTATCGATTACGGAACAATTGCGCACAATGCTGACGGAAAACGTGAATTTGTTTTTGTTAACAACGGAACAAAACCGTTAATCATCACAAACGCTCAAGGATCTTGCGGCTGTACAGTTCCTACATCTCCAAAAGAGCCTATTGCTCCAGGTGCTAAAGGTGTTATTGGTGTAAAATATGCTACTGACAGAGTTGGTGCTTTTACAAAAACAGTAACTATTACTTCTAACGCAGAAGGACAACCAACAAAAGTACTTACAATTAAAGGTACTGTTTTACCAGATCCAGTAAAAAGCTAA